One Natator depressus isolate rNatDep1 chromosome 3, rNatDep2.hap1, whole genome shotgun sequence DNA segment encodes these proteins:
- the ZBTB24 gene encoding zinc finger and BTB domain-containing protein 24 isoform X2, producing the protein MAEAIADPPEKLVVIHSKAHRDTILANFAEQRKKNFLCDITLIVEDVHFRAHKALLAASSEYFSMMFVDEGEISQSIYMLEGMVADTFGALLEFIYTGYLHSNEKSMEQILATAQLLKVNDLVWAHADYQTNHSPNNLLTSSSAASVVVFANDDKKNGDPPKRKRGRPRKVKNAQEEKFGTSSVEDVQLRENSSVRNKQNFMKKVAAEETVASEEVPVRKEVEETEPACGSEAAVDLSAEKDENYDPKSQGIQSNQSRYSKRRIRRSIKLKDYKLVGDEDGKVLTKRTDRKRKRTGSEACCKECGKVFKYNHFLAIHQRSHTGERPFKCNECGKGFSQKHSLQVHERMHTGERPYTCTVCSKALTTKHSLLEHMSLHTGQKAFTCDQCGKYFSQKRQLKSHYRVHTERWWLDNRHVKWRGTKESQSSKRKVIEVGVKTTSVLSSVIELTGEME; encoded by the exons ATGGCAGAAGCAATTGCTGACCCTCCAGAGAAGCTTGTTGTTATCCACTCCAAGGCTCATAGAGATACCATTCTAGCTAATTTTGcagaacaaaggaaaaagaattTTCTTTGTGATATCACTTTAATAGTAGAGGATGTGCACTTCAGAGCCCACAAAGCTTTACTTGCTGCCAGCAGTGAGTACTTTTCAATGATGTTTGTAGATGAGGGAGAGATAAGCCAGTCAATTTATATGTTGGAGGGAATGGTTGCAGACACTTTTGGTGCACTACTGGAATTTATCTATACAGGTTATCTTCATTCCAATGAAAAAAGCATGGAACAAATACTGGCAACTGCACAGCTCCTAAAAGTGAATGATTTAGTATGGGCACATGCAGATTATCAGACCAACCATAGCCCAAATAATCTTCTCACATCTAGTAGTGCTGCTTCAGTAGTTGTCTTTGCAAATGACGACAAGAAAAATGGAGATCCACCAAAGCGAAAACGAGGAAGACCAAGAAAAGTCAAGAATGCTCAAGAGGAAAAATTTGGGACATCTTCTGTTGAAGATGTGCAGTTAAGAGAGAACAGTTCAGTGCGAAATAAACAAAATTTTATGAAAAAAGTTGCAGCGGAAGAAACTGTTGCCAGTGAAGAAGTTCCAGTAAGGAAAGAAGTGGAAGAAACTGAGCCAGCTTGTGGTTCAGAAGCTGCTGTAGATCTATCAGCTGAGAAGGATGAGAATTATGATCCTAAATCTCAAGGAATACAGAGCAATCAGAGTCGTTATAGCAAACGTAGGATACGGAGGTCTATCAAGCTAAAAGATTATAAACTTGTTGGTGATGAAGATGGAAAAGTATTGACAAAGAGAACTGATAGAAAAAGAAAACGCACAGGTTCTGAAGCTTGTTGCAAAGAATGTGGCAAAGTGTTTAAATATAATCACTTTTTAGCTATTCATCAGAGAAGTCATACAG GAGAACGCCCTTTTAAATGCAATGAATGTGGTAAAGGCTTTTCCCAGAAGCACTCTCTTCAGGTTCATGAGCGGATGCATACTGGAGAGCGACCATATACCTGTACTGTCTGTAGTAAAGCTTTAACAACAAAACATTCTCTTTTGGAACATATGAGCCTACACACAG GACAGAAGGCTTTTACGTGTGATCAGTGTGGAAAGTATTTTAGCCAAAAGAGACAACTGAAGAGTCATTACCGAGTGCACACAG AAAGATGGTGGCTGGATAATAGGCATGTAAAGTGGAGAGGAACTAAGGAATCACAAAGCTCCAAAAGGAAGGTGATAGAGGTAGGAGTTAAAACAACCAGCGTCCTTTCTTCAGTGATCGAATTAACTGGGGAAATGGAATAG
- the ZBTB24 gene encoding zinc finger and BTB domain-containing protein 24 isoform X1, translated as MAEAIADPPEKLVVIHSKAHRDTILANFAEQRKKNFLCDITLIVEDVHFRAHKALLAASSEYFSMMFVDEGEISQSIYMLEGMVADTFGALLEFIYTGYLHSNEKSMEQILATAQLLKVNDLVWAHADYQTNHSPNNLLTSSSAASVVVFANDDKKNGDPPKRKRGRPRKVKNAQEEKFGTSSVEDVQLRENSSVRNKQNFMKKVAAEETVASEEVPVRKEVEETEPACGSEAAVDLSAEKDENYDPKSQGIQSNQSRYSKRRIRRSIKLKDYKLVGDEDGKVLTKRTDRKRKRTGSEACCKECGKVFKYNHFLAIHQRSHTGERPFKCNECGKGFSQKHSLQVHERMHTGERPYTCTVCSKALTTKHSLLEHMSLHTGQKAFTCDQCGKYFSQKRQLKSHYRVHTGHSLPECNQCHRKFMDAAQLKKHLRTHTGEKPFTCEICGKSFTAKSSLQTHIRIHRGEKPYSCGICGKCFSDSSAKRRHCILHTGKKPFSCPECNLQFARLDNLKSHLKIHSKEKQLQESSTAPSNSNSSEEVRNILQLQQYQLSTSGGQEIQLLVTDSVHNINFIPSHNQGISIVTAENSQNMTAGQAANLTLLTQPPQQLQNLLLAAQQEQVEQIQSINMMENQIETTQSEQMHVITLSKEALAHLHAHQGQTEELHLATGAQHMQLTQEPSRRSHTNQDALQPHQISEEQNQNVHISESHPQSLSINHPSHEHQIQGQAF; from the exons ATGGCAGAAGCAATTGCTGACCCTCCAGAGAAGCTTGTTGTTATCCACTCCAAGGCTCATAGAGATACCATTCTAGCTAATTTTGcagaacaaaggaaaaagaattTTCTTTGTGATATCACTTTAATAGTAGAGGATGTGCACTTCAGAGCCCACAAAGCTTTACTTGCTGCCAGCAGTGAGTACTTTTCAATGATGTTTGTAGATGAGGGAGAGATAAGCCAGTCAATTTATATGTTGGAGGGAATGGTTGCAGACACTTTTGGTGCACTACTGGAATTTATCTATACAGGTTATCTTCATTCCAATGAAAAAAGCATGGAACAAATACTGGCAACTGCACAGCTCCTAAAAGTGAATGATTTAGTATGGGCACATGCAGATTATCAGACCAACCATAGCCCAAATAATCTTCTCACATCTAGTAGTGCTGCTTCAGTAGTTGTCTTTGCAAATGACGACAAGAAAAATGGAGATCCACCAAAGCGAAAACGAGGAAGACCAAGAAAAGTCAAGAATGCTCAAGAGGAAAAATTTGGGACATCTTCTGTTGAAGATGTGCAGTTAAGAGAGAACAGTTCAGTGCGAAATAAACAAAATTTTATGAAAAAAGTTGCAGCGGAAGAAACTGTTGCCAGTGAAGAAGTTCCAGTAAGGAAAGAAGTGGAAGAAACTGAGCCAGCTTGTGGTTCAGAAGCTGCTGTAGATCTATCAGCTGAGAAGGATGAGAATTATGATCCTAAATCTCAAGGAATACAGAGCAATCAGAGTCGTTATAGCAAACGTAGGATACGGAGGTCTATCAAGCTAAAAGATTATAAACTTGTTGGTGATGAAGATGGAAAAGTATTGACAAAGAGAACTGATAGAAAAAGAAAACGCACAGGTTCTGAAGCTTGTTGCAAAGAATGTGGCAAAGTGTTTAAATATAATCACTTTTTAGCTATTCATCAGAGAAGTCATACAG GAGAACGCCCTTTTAAATGCAATGAATGTGGTAAAGGCTTTTCCCAGAAGCACTCTCTTCAGGTTCATGAGCGGATGCATACTGGAGAGCGACCATATACCTGTACTGTCTGTAGTAAAGCTTTAACAACAAAACATTCTCTTTTGGAACATATGAGCCTACACACAG GACAGAAGGCTTTTACGTGTGATCAGTGTGGAAAGTATTTTAGCCAAAAGAGACAACTGAAGAGTCATTACCGAGTGCACACAG GCCATTCATTGCCGGAATGTAACCAGTGTCATCGCAAATTCATGGATGCAGCTCAGTTAAAGAAACATCTAAGAACACATACAG GTGAGAAGCCATTTACTTGTGAAATCTGTGGCAAGTCATTCACAGCAAAAAGTTCTCTTCAGACTCACATCAGAATCCACAG AGGGGAAAAGCCATATTCTTGTGGTATATGTGGAAAATGTTTCTCGGATTCCAGTGCAAAGAGGAGACACTGTATCTTACACACAGGCAAAAAGCCTTTCTCCTGCCCAGAGTGTAATTTGCAGTTTGCCCGCTTGGACAATTTGAAGTCTCATTTGAAAattcacagcaaagaaaaacaattGCAAGAATCAAGCACTGCTCCTAGCAACAGCAATAGCTCAGAGGAGGTCAGAAACATTCTTCAGCTGCAGCAATATCAACTGTCCACGTCTGGAGGACAAGAGATTCAGTTGCTTGTCACAGATTCAGTACATAATATAAACTTTATACCTAGTCATAATCAAGGTATTAGTATTGTTACTGCTGAGAACTCCCAAAATATGACAGCAGGCCAGGCTGCTAATCTTACGCTACTCACTCAACCACCACAACAGCTGCAGAACTTGCTTCTTGCAGCTCAGCAGGAACAAGTAGAACAAATCCAAAGTATCAATATGATGGAGAACCAAATAGAGACTACGCAGTCTGAGCAAATGCATGTCATCACTCTTTCAAAGGAAGCACTAGCACATCTTCATGCCCATCAGGGGCAAACTGAAGAACTTCATCTAGCAACAGGAGCTCAGCACATGCAGCTGACCCAGGAACCTAGTCGTCGGTCTCATACTAACCAAGATGCACTCCAGCCCCATCAAATTAGTGAAGAACAGAACCAAAATGTACACATTTCTGAATCACATCCGCAATCTTTGTCCATAAACCACCCATCTCATGAGCATCAGATTCAAGGTCAGGCTTTTTGA